CCACCAATGTCATAAAGATAAACTATACTTAATATAAAAATTAGTAAAAAAGTTATAAAAATAATTTTCCAAATTTTATTTTTTTCTCTTTCATTAACTAATATGAAAGCAAAATCTACCCCTAAAATTAGAATATACATTATTATAAGTGTTCTTCCTCCTAAGATCAAATTATATCCTAAAAGTAATAGTGTAAAACTCATCCCAACTAATCTTTCTTTTTCTTTTACAGGATATAATATCATTCCAGATGAAAAACCTACCATCAAGCAACCTATTGCTGCCTGTCCTGTAGCTGATAATATTTCCCCTGACCAAATGTCAATAGTATTTCTTCCTAAATTAACTCCTCTATTATTAATCCAATTTAACATCAAGTGACTAAAAGATCCTATTGCAAGTGTGGCTACAAATAATTTTAATTTTTTTTCTTGATTATGAATTATTTTTTTTAATTCTTCTGCTCCTTCAGATTTTAAAAACATTACATTATATCCAACTAAATAACAAACTAAAAATGCAAAGCAACGAATTACAGCCATAATACCATTAGGAACATTGTATAATCCCATTAAAACTCCAATCGCACCATATATAAAAACCATATTATTATAACTTATTTTTTTTTTGAAAATACATGTTACAATCAATAGACTAAAAGCAAAATAGAAAAATTTTGCTTGAAAATTCATTGCTGCTCCAAATAATAATATTATTATAATTATTATATATAAACTTTGTCCTTTTTTTATTTTCATTATTTTTATCTTCCTTTATATAATTAACTTTTATTTTCTTTACAATGCTATGACTTTAATGTTTCTACAATCTTTTTTCCTTGAATAAAAGAATTTTTATTTTCTACTACAAATATTCTTGCTTTTTTCGCTTTTTTAGTAAGTAATGAATAGTTTAAAGAAAATATTTTGTTTAATTCAATAGCTATTTTTTCAGGAGTAGTACCTGTAATATAATTTAAAAACTCATCATATTCATCTGGTATCCCCTCTAGTTTGTATAATATTGTTGGCTTTCCAGACATTAAATACTCTGCTATTTTTGAAGGAAATGAATATTTAGTATATGTTCCTGTAGGTCTTCTTGGATTTATTAAAAAATCACATTTATCTCTAAGAATTTGTACTTCATCTGGTTTTAGCATCCCAAAATGCCTAATATTTGGATACTCATTTGAAATATCCTTAATATAATTATCCATATTTCCAAATCCACAAATCCATAATTGAGCATTATTTATAAGTTTAAAAGAATCAACTATATCCTTTATATTATATTCTTCCATTGTTGTTCCTGTATATAAGCAAATATTTTCAGATTTATCTTTTCTTAAACTCTCCTGTGAAGGATCACAAATACATTCCACTATAGAATATGGTCTTTCTCCTATCTCAAGAGCTTCTACTAAATTTTTTGTCAAAACAACAAAACTATCTATCTTTTTAGCAAGCTGTATAATTTTTTTTCCTCTTATTTTATTTCTAAAAGTCATATACCTATCCATATCATTTATTCCTGGAACTGCATCAGTTTGTAACAAACATATTTTTACATTTTTATATCTCTCTTTTATTTTTATTGCTGCTCTAAGAAAAGGTTCATATGACGAATAAATTAAAATATGAAGTATTTTCTTTTTATCTCTTTTAACTTTATCTGCTAAAATAGAATATATTTTCTTTTCTTGTTGTAAATGCTTTATAAACGGAATATTTATATATCCAACTTCAATATTATTCATTTCCCATATTCTATCTTTTAAAAACATTTTTTTATATTTCAAAGGATAGCTTCCTACAGGAGGAATATTAACTAAAGTAACATTTACATTAGATACATTTTTAATTCCTTCTAACATTTTTTTTTGAAACATATGTGGTGCTACTTGAACTCCTACTTTTGAATCCTTATAAGCAAACTCAAGTGATTCTTCACTAAATAAAAGTCCTAAAACAACAATATCTGTTGTCATTATTTCCTCCTTTAAATTATTTTACTATACTACATGGTCCTTTTAAATAATTATCTTTATTTTTCTCTTCATTTCTCATTAAATTAAAACATAAATTTATAAAATTACTTGCTGCTATATTGGCATTCCATTCCTTATCTATTGTTAAATAAGCATTTATTCCAATTTTTTCAAAAAGGCTTTGATTATTCAATAACCTTTCTATTATATTTAATATCTCATCGTCATCTCCATAATGGTATATAAAACCATTTTCACCATCTTTTATTAAAAATGGTGCAGCTCCAACTGCATCACTTACTACTACTGCACATCCTGAATTCATT
The window above is part of the uncultured Fusobacterium sp. genome. Proteins encoded here:
- a CDS encoding glycosyltransferase, whose product is MTTDIVVLGLLFSEESLEFAYKDSKVGVQVAPHMFQKKMLEGIKNVSNVNVTLVNIPPVGSYPLKYKKMFLKDRIWEMNNIEVGYINIPFIKHLQQEKKIYSILADKVKRDKKKILHILIYSSYEPFLRAAIKIKERYKNVKICLLQTDAVPGINDMDRYMTFRNKIRGKKIIQLAKKIDSFVVLTKNLVEALEIGERPYSIVECICDPSQESLRKDKSENICLYTGTTMEEYNIKDIVDSFKLINNAQLWICGFGNMDNYIKDISNEYPNIRHFGMLKPDEVQILRDKCDFLINPRRPTGTYTKYSFPSKIAEYLMSGKPTILYKLEGIPDEYDEFLNYITGTTPEKIAIELNKIFSLNYSLLTKKAKKARIFVVENKNSFIQGKKIVETLKS